A stretch of DNA from Actinomycetota bacterium:
AAGCGGGTCGGTGCACCTACTGCCGTCAGAGCCGCCGCCATCCGAGCCGGATCTCCGACCAGATGTCGGAGCTCGACCGAGATCTCCTCCCATCGTTCGGCCATGGCGGCCACTCGAGGCCGATGATGGTGCCAGGAGGCCAGCTTGCTCTGATAGTCCGTCCAGCATTCCGCAGCCGCCGCCCCGGTGGAATCGAGTGAGGCAAAGGCCTCGAAAACGAGGGGTCGGACTCCGGTCGGGTCGGGAAACGCGGCGTCGGAACGAAGGATGTCGGGGTCCAAGCGGTCGAGAATGCGCTCCCAGATACACGCGGCCACCAATGCCGCCACGCCCACCTGCGCTCCGTGGAGACCGACCGCCAGCCGCCGGGAGGCGGCCGACATGTCGAGAAGATGACTGATGAGGTGCTCGGTACCCGACATGACGGCAGTGCGCCCCACCACCCCCATCGCCACTCCGGAGGCGGTGAGCAAGGTGGCAAGCAGATCGAGAGCTGCTCCTTCGCCCGCAGCCACCGACGGAGCAGCCGTCAATAGATCTTCCCCGCGCGGTTGGAACAGGTCGATTACGCCATGGCTGTAGCTGAGATCGGTGCCCACGAAGGCAGCAAGCCGCCAGTCGGCGGGAGCGGTGAACATGGCCATCATCTCCGCGAAGCCCGACCGCGTGAGGCGCGCCGGAGCGTCACGCAGCACCTGGTGGTCGATCAGCAGACCGGAGGGCCAAACCGACGGTACCGTCCGCTTCACTCCATCCTTCACGATGACCGCCATGTCGTCGGCGAAACCGTTGACAGATGCAGCAGATTGCACCACGAGCAGCGGAATTCCGGGGTTGCTGTGCGCAGCGTCCTTTCCAATATCGGTGACGGTCCCCGAGCCGACGGTCACCACACAGCCGGCGCCGGCGACCGCCGCTCGGGCAACAGCGAGTGTGTCGGCGTCGGCGTAGAGGTGCCCATGCGAAGGACCGAGCACGATCCGATCAACGTCGCCGACGGTTGAGAGGAGTGAGGCTGCCAGAGCCTTGAGGTCATCGCCCCCTCGTTGCATCGGGGTGGCGTCCTCGAACATGACGATCCGACCCGGACGGGCAACGTCGACCACTTCGGCCGGAAGCCGTTCGAGGGCGTTCGGTCCGACGAGGATCCGCCGCAGACCCATGGGTCGCAGCGCCCCGTCTCCGGAAGCCTCAAGGGAGGCCTGGATCGATACGGCGAGATCGGTGAGCTGGTCGGTCATTGGTGGTAGGTGGGGTCAAGGGCGTCGAAGACCGCCCGGTAGGTGTGGTAGGCCTCGTCATAGACCACTGCCCGAGCCGGATCGGGCTCGTATGCGCGGCCGCTCACGCTGCCCAACGCGTCGGCGGCCGTGGCAACATCGGGGAGCCAACCGGCGGCGACGGCTGCGAGACAGGCGGCGCCAAGCGCGGCACTCTCCCCTTCCACCACCCGCACCTCCCGTCCGATGACGTCCGCTTTCGTCTGCAACCACAGCTCACTGCGAGCACCCCCGCCGGTGACGTGAAGCCGGCTGTTCGCCAGCCCGAGTGCGGTGAGACGGTCGAAGCTGTCTCGAAGGGCGAAGGTGCAGCCCTCCAACACCGCCCGGCACCACTCGGGCCGTCCATGGTCCATGGAGGCACCAGTGAACGATCCGCGGGCATGGTCGTTCCATCGCGGAGCCACTGAGCCGGAAAGGGCCGGGATGAAGATGAGGCCCTTGGAGCCGGCGGGCGCCTCGGCCGCCAAATCGAAAACGGCGGGCTGGTCGATGCCAAGGAGCTGGGCCACCCACATGATGCTGCCTCCCGACACGAACCCGGGATTCTCGATGAACCAGGTGCCCGGCGTGGCGTGTGCTCAACCAGACGCTCCGAGTCGAACACGGGTTGGTCGGCGGCGGTACCGATCGGTTCGGCGGTGCCGGTGATGTCGGCTACCACACCGGGTCGTGCAGCGCCGGCACCAACGGCCGCAGCATGGTCATCTCCGGTCCCGGCAATCACCTGGCAGGAGGGATCGAGTCCAACCTCGGCTGCCACCTCTGGGCGCACCTGCCCGATCACCGAGGTCGAGTCGACCACCCGGGGAAGCAGCTCCGGGTCGATGCCACACGCCTCCAGCATCTCTTCCGACCAATCCCGGCCGGTGACATCGAAAAGCATCGACGAGGAAGCGTTGGCGTGGTCCTGGGCAATCTGACCGGTAAGCCAGGCGGTGGCAACGCTCGCCGGAGGCAGGAGGTGGGCAGGGCGTTGATCGAGCCGGTCCAGCAGCCACATCATCTTCGGGGCAGCGTGAGAAGAATCGCAGTTCAGGCCCGTCACTGTGAACACGCGATCGGCGCCGATCTCCTGCTCGATGATCTCGGCGTAGGAGGCAGCCCTCCGGTCCATCCAGATGATCGCCGGATGCAGTGGAACCAGATCCTCGTCGGTCGCCGCCACGCCGTCGACCTGGGCATCGATTCCCACGTGGCTGATCGGTCCGTTGGCCTGGGCCGTGAGTTGCGCCACCACCTCGGCCAACGCCTCAATCCACTCGACCTGGTCCTGTTCGGCCCAGCCGGAAGCCTGAAACCTCACCCGGTGAGGGGCCGAGGCTACAGCCCGCACACGTCCGTCGTCGGCAACCAAGATCCCCTTGGTGCTCTGGGTCCCGATGTCGCAACCGATGACGAAACTCATACCCGCTTCTCCGGAGTTGTCTGACGTCTGATGTCTGATGTCTGACGTCTGATGACCCTAAACTTCACAAACGCGCGCGTCAAGTGGCAGTGGAATCAGGCCCTCGGTCCTTTCTTCTGCGACCCGGTCCACGGCGTGACACGTCACCGCGACGGCCTGAACCGGCTGCCTCGAGAAACGGCACGTCTCTCCCGCCCGCCCGTCTCGAGCGGCCGTTGCACCCGGCCGAGACGACTGCCACACGAAACACGGGCTCGGCCAGAGCGTACGCCATGGCGGACGGATCGCGAGGCGAGCTCCTGTTCGGGTACGGAATGAGGGTGGGTGAACGAGCTCTTTGACATGGCAAGAAACGATTCATGTGGACGTCGCCCCGACACAGGCCGATCCTTCCGATTCTGTTTCACACTGTCCCCCGACGTCGAGCCGTAGACACCCCCCGCGGGTCACCGGCAGGATCGACTTCCCCGATGTGCGCTCGATCCGCTCTCCATCAGGCTTGATCCCATCGCCGAACCCACGTCTCGACCCTCATGCGTACTGTCCCTCCCCCCGCTCGGCGCACTCAAGGCCACAAGCAGGCCACACAGCACACAACCACGAAGGTCTCGTGACCCGGAACACCTTGAACCTTCCGAGTGCCCGGCACACCCTCGGCTTCACTACCCGCCGGCGAAAGCAAGGAAGCGGGCCGGGTTATCGACGAACATCGTGTTGATCGCCGCATCGTCGACCCCCAGACCATGCAGGATCTCGACGAATCCCGTGGCGAGCCAGGCCAGGCCCGGTCCCCCGCCGAGCGACGTCCAGAGGGACCGGCGGGCACCATCGGTGGCCAGCATCAGGCGTTGGGTGTAGCCCTCTGCGACCATTGCCGCGACGATCGCCCCGGTGCCTTGCGCCGCGGCATCACCCTGACGCAACGCCTGGTCGTACTCGAGGTATACACCCGTGTCGAGCAGGTCCCGGTGATAGGAGAGGTCGGACACCTTGTCGGTATGAGAGACGACGACGCTGTCGAGGGGGACGCCGAGTTGTCTGAACAACTCGATCTGAGCCATTGCTCCCCGTCCTCCTTCGCAGTGGGTGAGGATGGGAACCCCGGTCGCCTCGTGAGTCATCGCCGCAGCCACGAAGACCCGGATGTCTCGCGCCGAAGGTGCGTCTTCGAGGACCGCGACCTTCACGATCCCGGCCCGGTGGGGTGTACGACGGATCACGGGCCCCATGTAGTCGTACCGATCGATCCCGTCGACGACGTCCGCGATGAAGAGCTTGGCGAGGACGTCGGCCGGTTCTTCGGCGGTCCATCGCTGGCCCTCGTAGTACTTGCGCGTGTGGAGCCCGGTGCATGCGACAACGTGGACTCCGCTGCGGCGACTGATCTCCGCGAGCCGGATCGGGCCCCGGCCCGAGGCCGCGGGCATGGCGTCGACGACGGCCTTGACGCCGGCGGCGGCACACGGTTCGAGCTCGCGAACGGCGTCATCGGCGCTGGGGAGGTGGATGTGCGGCCACCGGTCGATCACCAGTGGAGTGTCGATGATCAGATGCTCGTGAATATAGGTGAACCCCAGGTCCGCCGGGTCGATGTCGCCGAGGACGGTCCGAACCGAAGCTGTCATCGCTCGCCCACCTCCAGTATCGCTCCCCGGGCTCGCAGCCGATCTTGCACCTCACGGATCGGGACCTCGCGCACAACCCCGCCATGTCCTACCGCCAGCGCCGCCACCGTCCCGGCGGCCTGCCCCATCGCCATGCACTGGGCCATCGACCTGACCGATGCCTGCGCATCGTGGGTCGCTGAGAAGCACCGGCCCGGGGCCAGCACGTTGACGCCGTCGCGTACGACGAGCGTCGACAGCGGAATACCGACGGCCGTACCGTCGGGAAGGTACTCCCACGTCGTTCCGGTCCCTTTGCCACCGTGATGGTCCTCGATCGGCGCGCCGCACAGGCCGATCTGATCGTCGAACTGGCGGGCCGTGAGTACATCGTCCCGGGTGAGGCGGTAGTCGCCGAACACGTGTCTGGTCTCCCTCAGTCCGATCTGAGTCGACATCGAGACCAATGATGCGTACCGGTAGCCGGGAACCCGATCGATGAGGAACCGCGCGTACTCCAGTGCCTGGCGGCGGCCTTCCATCTCGGCGCGCGTGAGCACGTCCGGGTCGGTGGCGTTGCGCATGGACGCGCCGCTGCCGAAGACCTGATCGATCCTCGTCATGACGGTCGCCGTGACGCCCGGAATCGGCGTGACATGGTCCGACCCCTCGCGGCGTGGCAGGTCATACTCGCCCGAGTCGGCCGCCTCGGCCATCAAGGCGTGGAGTCGCTCTCTGCCGATCGAGGCCCTGGCCTCATGGTCGACGTTGACCATCCGGAACGTCGTCGTGAGCGACTGGGCCGGATCGATCGTGCCCGCCGCCTCATAACCGAAGCCGGCATGAGCGCACACGTCCGCGTCGCCGGTGGCATCGATCACGACCGTCGCACCCACGCGGCACAGACCGGCCTTGGTCGCGACGACGAGTTCGACGATTCGCCCGTCGGCCACGACGGCGTCCTGGACGAACGCGTGGAGGAGCACCGCAGCGCCCGCACCGACGACGAGGTTCTCCCATACGACCTTGAGGTGCTCGGCGACATAGGTGATGCCCGTCCCCGCGCCATACGTATTCGGACGTTCGAGGACCGTCCCGATCCTGCGCAGTTCGGCGACGACCTCGTCACCGATCCCGCCGACGACCTTGACGGCCCGCTCTCCGGGCGTATAGAAGCCATAGAACGTGTCGAGCACCGCCGTCGAGTTGCCCCCGAGGAACGGGAGCTTCTCGATGAGGAGGGTGCGCGCTCCCGCTGTCGCGCACGCGATGGCGGCGCTGGACCCGGCGACCCCGGATCCGACGATCACGACGTCGAAGTTCCCGTATTCGTCGATGTTCATGGGCGGCGCCGCCCTCGAAGCCCCCGTTCAGTGCACATACGGTGCAAGAACGTCCCGCGCGAGCAGGAATCCCCGTTTGACCAACTCTTCGGTGCCCTCGAACCGGCGATCCTCGTGCTCGACGCAGATCACACCGTCGTATCCGACCCGGTAGAGCGCACTCATGAAGGCCTGCCAGTCGACCTTGCCCAGTCCGGGGAGGCGGGGCACCTGCCATCCGATTCCAAGTGACATGACGCCGTGCTCGTAGAGCCCGTCCTCGTCGATCTCGAGGTCCTTCGCGTGCACGTGGTAGATCCGATCGCCGAACTCGCGTATCGCCCGCTCGATATCGATCATCTGCCAGACGAGATGGGAAGGATCGAGGTTCAGGCCGACCGTCTCGTCGAACGTCTCGAACATGGTTCGCCACATCGCCGGCGAGTGCGCGAGATTGTGCCCCGAGGGCCACTCGTCGTTCGAAAAGATCATGGGGCAGTTCTCGATCGCGATCTTGACCCCCTGACCGGCCGCATGTTCGACGATCCGGGGCCACACCTTCATCGCGTCGGCCCAGTTCTCCGCCTGCGTCTTGGTTTGGTCGGCGCCGATGAACGTGTTGACGACGGGGACGCCCATCGTCGCGGCCGCGGTGATGACCTTCTCGAGGTGCTCAATGACGGCGGTGCGGTGCTCGATGTCCGGATGGAGAGGATTCGGGTAGTAGCCGAGACCCGAGATGCCGAGGCCTCGATCGGCGAGACCGCCGACAACCGCATCGGCACGATCCCGCGTGAGCCCGTCGACGTCGAGGTGACAGACGCCGCTGTAACGGCGTGACGCTCCCTCCCCGCTCGGCCAGCAAGGGATCTCGAGCATGGAGAAGCCGTTGTCCGCGGCCCAGTCTGCAACGTCCATGAGCGGCATCTCCGGGAATGGTGCGGTGAGAAGTCCGAGCTTCATCCTTTCCTCCTTATCGTTGGACGGTCACCCAGCGTTGCTCCCGCGAGCTCTTGGCGATTGCCTCCGTTACGAGCAGTACATCGAGGCCGTCCGCGAACGTCGGGTAGGTCGGTTCGGCCGATGGAGATCCCTTGAGCACATCCTCGTAGACCTGGCCGAACAGAGCCCGGAACGTGTCCGGATACCCCTCCACGTGTCCCGCCGGGTATGCGGTGATCCGCACGGCCTCGGGGGCGTTGAGCGACGGGTCACGCTGGAGCAGCTCGTTGGGTCTCCCTCGATGCCCGATCCAGAGCCGGTCCGGATCCTCCGAGAGCCACGACAACGCCGATTCGGAACCGTCGACCTCGATGGACACCGAGTTCTTTCGACCGGCCGATGTCTGGGAGACGGCGACCAGGCCGCGGGCCCCGTTCTCGAAGCGGAGCAGGATTCCGGCACCGTCGTCGCTCGACATCGGCTCTTCGACGAGCTCGCCTTGATCCACGGCGGCGGCGAAGGTCTCGACCGGACCCGCCGGGTGTCGCCTCACGGGGACGAATGTGTGCAGATCCGCCATCACCTCCACGATCCGCTCCCCCGTGATGAATCGTGCGAGATCGAGCCAGTGCGACCCGATGTCGGCAACGGAACGCAGCGTGCCGGCTTCTTCGGGAACGAGCCGCCAGTTCCAGTCGGTCTCGAGAAGCAACCAGTCCTGCAGGTAGGCGCCGGTGACGAACCGAGGCTCGCCGATCGCGCCGTCACGCACCATCGACGCCATCTGGTGCCCCAGCGGGTAGAAGCGGATGTTGAAACACACCGCGTTGACGACACCGGCGGCGCCTGCCTTCTCGACGAGGTCCGCACCGTCGGTGGAGGTCAGGGCGAGCGGCTTCTCGCAAACGACGTGTTTCCCGGCTGCAAGGCACGTCCTCACCTGGTCGGCGTGTGCATGGTTCGGACTTGCGATGTGGACGACGTCGATGCCCGGGTCGGCGGCAAGCGCCTCGACGCTCTCGTACACCGCCGGCAGGTTCGCCGCCTTTGCCTTCGCGCGAGCCCGTTCCGGAGAGGAGCCGACGACACCCGCGACGTTGATGCCGAGCCGTCGAAGCGCCTCCACGTGAGCAACACCGATGAAGCCGACACCGACAACTCCCACGTTGATGTCCGACAACGTCATCAAGACCACCCCTTCACGCTGCGGCCATGACCCGAGAATACAACCATGCGAGACCCAGCACGATCACTCCGTAGAGCACCTGCTGGACGTCCTGGCCGGCCCCCAGAAAGGTGAACAAGGACTGGAGCACGCCCAGGATCAGAGCCCCGAGGAGCGTTCCGGTGTAGGTCCCGACACCCCCGAAGATCGAGGTGCCACCGATGACGGCAGCCGCCACCGACGGAAGCATGAAGGACGCGGCGAGCTGCAGGTCGACTGCACCGACCCGTCCACCGAGCAGGAGACCGGCGATCGCGGCGAACAGTCCGGCCAGCGAGTAGACGGCCAAGAGCACCTGCCACGAGCGTACGCCGGACAACCGGGTAGCAACAGGGTTGTCGCCGATGGCGTAGAGGTTCCTCCCGAACCCGGTGCGACGGAGCATGTACACGACGAAGACGGCTACCACGGCCCACACGACAACCGCCCACGGCAGGCTCCCACCAAATGTCGAACCACCTCCCAGCGTTCGGATGAACGCGCCCATCGAGGTCGACCCTTGGAAGATCGTTTGCGCCCAAGAGGTGAACAGGCCCAGCAGGATCGCCCCCATCGCCAGGGTCATGATCAGCGGATTCACGCGGAACACCCCGACACCGAGCCCGTTGGTCGCTCCGGCCGCGAGACCGACGGCCAGCCCGGCGAGGATCGCAATGATTGCGCCTTTCGGCGACTGGTTCGCAGCGACATAGGCGGCCCCGGTGGCGATCATGGCCACCGAGAGGTCGATGCCACCGGTGAGCATGAGGATCAATTGGGCGGCAGCCATGATGCCGAGCGGCGCGGCGACCAGCGCGGTGTTCCGCAGCCCCTTCACACTCAGATAGTTGGGTTGGATCGCGCCGGTGATGAGGACCAGCAAGACCAGCACCGCCGAGAGGACCATGAGAGGATGCTCCGAGAACCATCGCGCGGCGACCTGTGCCCTCGTGACCCGGTCACTCGGTTCCGAGGCGGTTCGGGCACTCATGATCTGCGTTGCCTCCGCAGTTCGAGAAGGCCGCCGACCATCATGACGAGGACGATGAGCAGCCCCTGGATGATCTGCGCCCGGTTCGGGTCGATCCCCATGGCGGTGAGGGTCGGGTTGAGAAAGAAGAGGATGATCCCGGCGGGGACGGCACCGACCACCGACCCGACCCCGCCCGTCAGGGCAACGCCGCCGAGGACGATGGCCGCGACGGAATTCAGCGTGAAGTTCCCGCCCAGGGCGTTCGGGTTTCCCCGCCCGGCGATGGCGGTGATCGCCAGGCCCGCAAGAGCTGCGTAGGCACCACCGATCGCGTACGAGACGACCTTCGTCCGGGCGGTTCGGATTCCCGACAGATAGGCGGCGTTGCGATTGCTCCCGACCGCGTAGAGCTCGAGCCCGCTTCGCGTCTTGGCCATCCACAACGCGACGATCGTGACCGAGACGACGAGGACCACCAGAGCAGGCCACGGATTGCGACCGATCCCCACTTCCGATCCGGTGAACAACCAGCGGAATCGTTTGCTCGTGCCCCCACCAGGTGATCCGAGAACCGCCAACGCGAGTCCCTGATAGATGAACAGGGTCGCAAGGGTGGCGACGATGTCGGGCACCTTCGACACGTGGATGATCCATCCGGCCAACCCATTGATGATCGCGGCACCCACGAGGACGAGCACCGCCACGATGAGCGTCACCTCGAACGGCTGACCATCCATGAAGCGGGCAGCCGCAACATTGGCGAGCACCATCAATCCGCCGACGCCGAGATCGATCCCGCCTGCGATCACGATGACGGCTTGGCCGACGGCCAGGAAGACCCAAGGCAGACCGTTGGTGAGAATCGATGTGATCTCGAACGACCCGAACCGGGGGATGAGCGTGGAGTACCGCAAGATCAAGGCGAGCAGGAGCAACCACACGCCCAGGGTCCACCCGTGACGGATGAGCCAACGCCGCCACGGCGGCATCTTCCCCGTTCCGATCACCTCCAGGTGCGTCGTCGTCACGAGCGGGCCTCCTCGAGTCCGTGCGCCGCGGTGAGCAGACTCTCCTCGGTGGCGGCTCCTGCATCCTGTTCGGCGACGATGCGCCCGCCGTACATCACGAGAACCCGATCACACACGATCGGGATCTCCCGAAGCTCACTCGTGTAGAGGAATATCGCAGCACCTTCGTCGGCGAGTTCCCGCAGCAGCTCGTAGATCTGAGCCTTCGTCTGAATGTCGATGCCCCGCGTCGGATCGAAACAAAGCAGTGTCTTGAACCCCGAGGCCAGCCACCGCCCGATCGTGACCTTCTGCTGGTTGCCGCCGGAGAGGCGCTGCACCTGGTTCCCGGCTCGCACGTCGATGTCGAGGCGGTTCACCGCGTTGTCGACGCGAATCGTCTCGTCACGAACGAGGCCGAACCAACGCCCCAGGCGGTTGTAGAGCGGAATGGTCAGGTTCTCTCGCACGGAGCGTTGCGGCAAGAGAGCCATGAGCCGATCGGCGGGTACGAGCACCACACCCATTCGGATCGCGTCATAGGGTGAGCGCGCATCGAGGCGGCTGCCATTGACGATCACTTCGCCACCATCGGGCCGCCGGTCTCCCGAGAGCAGCTGGAAGAGCTGATCCTGCCCCTGCCCTTCGAGCGCGGCGAGTCCGAGGATCTCTCCGGCGTGGAGTTCGAACGACACGCCGTTGACCCTGCCGCCCCGTTTGAGATCCCGTCCTGTAAGTACGACGGGCCGATCACCGGTGGAGACCCGTCTCGTAACGACCTCCCCGGCCACCGCCTCGGCCGTCTCGCCGAGCATCGCGGCCACGAGAGCGGCCTCGTCTCCTTCACCCGGCGCGAGCGTCTCGACGGATCGTCCGTTCCGCAGGATGGTTGCCTGATCGCACACCGCAAGCACCTCCCCGAGCCGGTGGGAGATGAAGAGCACCGACCGACCGCTCCGTTTCCACTCCTCCATCACGGCGAACACGCGGTCGGCCTGATCCGTTGTCAGCGCCGCGGTGATCTCGTCCAGTATGAGGAGCCGGGGATCCTGCGCCAACGCGCGTGCAAGATCGAGCAGGCGGAGCACCGGCAGGGGCAAGTCGCGAATGAGCAGGTTGAACTCCAGATGCCCGAGATCCAATCGGCTCAGCCAATCGCGAACGACCGACTCATCCAGATCCGTGAGCCGCAGGTTCTGCTGGATCGTCAGGTCGGGGATGAGGGTCGGGTCCTGAAAGACGGTGGCGAGACCGGCTCCGACGGCATGCGTCGGTCTTCGCAGATCGACAGGGGACCCATCCACCAGCACCGTGCCGGCATCGGGTGGGAATACTCCCGAGAGGATCTTGACGAGCGTGCTCTTTCCCGCTCCATTGGCACCGAGGAGTGCGTGGACTTCGCCGGGCATCACCGTCAGATCCGCAGAGCGAAGTGCCACAACGGCGCCGTAGCGCATCGCGATGTTCCGAGCGCTCAGCAGCGGCACGGCCTCGGTCACAGTTCCTCCATGGGCTTGTGTGGTCGAGCGCCGATCCTGGCGGCGCTCGACCACGTCGGTCAAGACGTCAGATCACTCGCCCGGGCCTTTGCAGTCCACCACCTGGCCGGGGGTGTAGTGCGTCCACGGTTTGATCACCATGTAGGAGCTCCATCCGGCCTGCAGGGCAGGCAGATAGATTTCCTTCAACGTCTCGGCGTTGTTCGCCATGTCCAAGACCTTCGGCGTCAGCAGGGTTTCACGCGGGTGGCTCTTCCCCTGCAGGAGATCGATCGCGATCGATGCTCCAACGCCGCCGATCGCCGGCGGATTGGTGACGGCGGCACCCTTGAAGTCCGGGTACAGCGAGATCACCTGACCGATGAACCCGTTGTTGTCTGCACCGACGACCGGAACGTAGGGCTTGTCGGCCACTTTGAACTGTTCGACGACCGTGTAGTCGATGCCGGATGTCCAGATACCGTCGACGTCCTTGTTCGTCAAGATGTCCAGAGCTTGGGCTGCGCCAACGCTCGGGTCCCATCCGGTGAAGACCTCGGAGACGATCTTGATACCGGGATAGTCTTTGAGTGCCTTCTGGAATCCCGTGTCGCGGTCGGTGTCGGCCGGTACTCCGTCGATACCTCTCATGTACGCGACGTTGCCGGATCCGCCGAGCTGCTCGAACAGCCAACGGGCCCCGAGTTCACCGTAGGCCGTCTGATCGTTGGTGGCCACGTACGCGCTCGGCGCGGTGACCGCCTGGTCGATCGAGACGACGACGATTCCCTGTGAGGTTGCCTCTTCGATGACCGGGTTCAGCGCCTCACGATCCGAGGGGTTGATGATGATCGCGTCGACCCCTTGGGAGATGAGGCCCTGGATGTCTGCGATCTGCTCGGTCGCACTGGCGTTCCGGTTCGCAAGGATCACCTTGTCGACAACCCCGCTGGCGAGGGCCTCGGCCTTGATGGCGCACACCATCTGCTCGCGCCATGCGTTTCCGACGAGGGTGTTGGACACCCCGATCGTGTATGTCTTGTTGGTCTCCGGCGCTGCTGTCGTCTGGGTGGCCGCAGTGGTCTCCGAGCTACCGCTGCTGCCACATGCGGCGGCCACAAGAGCCACCACCGTGAGCAACAGAACAAGCCGCAGACGTAGTGTCAGTGTTTTCATGCGTCCCTTCCTCCTCTGTCTCTGTCCGTCCATGGCCATCGTGTGGCCGTTTCTCTTCGGTGCCCGGCCCTGTCGGACCGAACGCCCGGCAAGGCGCTCAGCTCCGATTCCGAGCCGTTCATGAACTTCCTCCGTTGCCTGCCCCGACGAATCCGGCGTTGACCGTCTCGGGGTCGAAGATGTGCTCGATGATCAACGCGGCGGCCCCGATGATCCCGGCCCGGTCACCGAGCGCCCCGGTCGTGATCTGAAGATCGTTCGTGCTCAGGGCCGTCGACCGCTGGTAGACGATCTCGCGGATGCCGGCCAGCAGCTGTTGCCCGGCTTCGGCGATATCTCCACCGATGGAGATGACGGCCGGATTCAGCATGTTCACCGTCGCGGCCAAGACCCCACCGATGAGCCTGCCCGCGTCTCGCACGGCGTGAATGGCGTCGCCGTTTCCTGCCTTCACGAGCGCCACGACGTCGCGACTGTCCACCGTCTCGTGCCCTTCGGCTCTGAGGCTCCGGGCCAGGGCGGCTCCGCCCGCCGATGCCTCGAGACAGCCGGGGTTCCCGCAGCGGCACATCACGTCGGTGGGTCCCGCCTGAATATGACCGATGTCCCCCGCGGCTCCCCGGGCCCCTCGGTGAAGCCGCCCACCGAGGATCAGACCGGAGCCGATCCCCGTTCCGACCTTGACGAACACGAAGTCGTCGACCCTCGGATCCATGACCCAGAACTCGCCAAGCGCCATGATGTTCACGTCGTTGTCGACGAGCACGGGCACGCCGTACCCCTCGACGAACCGGTCGCGAATCGGGTACCCGTCCCACCCGGGCATGATCGGGGGGTGCACGGCACGGCCCGCGGCGAAGTCGACGGAGCCGGGAACTCCGATTCCGATACCCCGCACGTCGGCGGAAGACCGTCCGGCCTCTTCGGTAAGTGCACCGAACGTCTCCTGCACCCAGCCCAAGACCTTGGTCGGGCCGTCTGCGATGTCGATGTCGTGAGAGATCTCGGCAAGCGGGTTGGCGTCGAGGTCGCAGATCGCCAGCCGGGAATGCGTCGCTCCGAGATCCGCGACGAGCACGACACCGGACGCCGCGTTGAATCCGAGCATGGTCGGAGGCCGGCCTCCGGTCGAGGCGGCCTCGCCAACCTCGTTCACGAGACCCTTCGCGATGAGCTGATCCACCCGTTGAGTGAT
This window harbors:
- a CDS encoding sugar ABC transporter ATP-binding protein, whose product is MRYGAVVALRSADLTVMPGEVHALLGANGAGKSTLVKILSGVFPPDAGTVLVDGSPVDLRRPTHAVGAGLATVFQDPTLIPDLTIQQNLRLTDLDESVVRDWLSRLDLGHLEFNLLIRDLPLPVLRLLDLARALAQDPRLLILDEITAALTTDQADRVFAVMEEWKRSGRSVLFISHRLGEVLAVCDQATILRNGRSVETLAPGEGDEAALVAAMLGETAEAVAGEVVTRRVSTGDRPVVLTGRDLKRGGRVNGVSFELHAGEILGLAALEGQGQDQLFQLLSGDRRPDGGEVIVNGSRLDARSPYDAIRMGVVLVPADRLMALLPQRSVRENLTIPLYNRLGRWFGLVRDETIRVDNAVNRLDIDVRAGNQVQRLSGGNQQKVTIGRWLASGFKTLLCFDPTRGIDIQTKAQIYELLRELADEGAAIFLYTSELREIPIVCDRVLVMYGGRIVAEQDAGAATEESLLTAAHGLEEARS
- a CDS encoding ROK family transcriptional regulator, whose translation is MGQCAPTGSPGDLLDLIRRRRCITRAGLASITGLARSTITQRVDQLIAKGLVNEVGEAASTGGRPPTMLGFNAASGVVLVADLGATHSRLAICDLDANPLAEISHDIDIADGPTKVLGWVQETFGALTEEAGRSSADVRGIGIGVPGSVDFAAGRAVHPPIMPGWDGYPIRDRFVEGYGVPVLVDNDVNIMALGEFWVMDPRVDDFVFVKVGTGIGSGLILGGRLHRGARGAAGDIGHIQAGPTDVMCRCGNPGCLEASAGGAALARSLRAEGHETVDSRDVVALVKAGNGDAIHAVRDAGRLIGGVLAATVNMLNPAVISIGGDIAEAGQQLLAGIREIVYQRSTALSTNDLQITTGALGDRAGIIGAAALIIEHIFDPETVNAGFVGAGNGGSS
- a CDS encoding ABC transporter substrate-binding protein, which translates into the protein MKTLTLRLRLVLLLTVVALVAAACGSSGSSETTAATQTTAAPETNKTYTIGVSNTLVGNAWREQMVCAIKAEALASGVVDKVILANRNASATEQIADIQGLISQGVDAIIINPSDREALNPVIEEATSQGIVVVSIDQAVTAPSAYVATNDQTAYGELGARWLFEQLGGSGNVAYMRGIDGVPADTDRDTGFQKALKDYPGIKIVSEVFTGWDPSVGAAQALDILTNKDVDGIWTSGIDYTVVEQFKVADKPYVPVVGADNNGFIGQVISLYPDFKGAAVTNPPAIGGVGASIAIDLLQGKSHPRETLLTPKVLDMANNAETLKEIYLPALQAGWSSYMVIKPWTHYTPGQVVDCKGPGE
- a CDS encoding ABC transporter permease, translating into MTTTHLEVIGTGKMPPWRRWLIRHGWTLGVWLLLLALILRYSTLIPRFGSFEITSILTNGLPWVFLAVGQAVIVIAGGIDLGVGGLMVLANVAAARFMDGQPFEVTLIVAVLVLVGAAIINGLAGWIIHVSKVPDIVATLATLFIYQGLALAVLGSPGGGTSKRFRWLFTGSEVGIGRNPWPALVVLVVSVTIVALWMAKTRSGLELYAVGSNRNAAYLSGIRTARTKVVSYAIGGAYAALAGLAITAIAGRGNPNALGGNFTLNSVAAIVLGGVALTGGVGSVVGAVPAGIILFFLNPTLTAMGIDPNRAQIIQGLLIVLVMMVGGLLELRRQRRS